DNA from Aggregatimonas sangjinii:
CCTTTTTAACTTTATAATACTTGCTATACTCATATAAAGAAAAACCTATGGTATCTTTTTGTTGATACTTATTCTTATCAGAGACTAATTTTAAAATTATTTCCTTTTCGGTAGCCATGGGTATTTTGTCAACTACTTCTATATTCATAGGATTGGCAGATAGCACTTTGTCTTTTGTAAAACCTTGAATAGTTGGTAATTCAAGTGTTCCTCTTTCTTTGGGAATGATATAATTATAATACTCAAGATATTTTTGTCCATCTCTTTCTTTTTCTTGAATAGAAGGGAAATCATTGAATTCAAACCCGTTAGTACTCGGAATAGAGATGCTATCCTGTTGACTTAAATTTCTAAACAAAATGGTAATCGAATTAGTTTTTTTTATTTCCATTTTGGGCTGAACGATAACAATAATATCTTCAATGGCTTCTTGTCCCTCACAACTAACGGCTATTAACAATATTGATAAGGTTATTAAAATATGATTTTTCATTTTTATTGACAATCTTAAAAATTATGCACAACAATTGTATATCGCAGCTAGTCACTATATCCCACCAAATTAACCAAAAATCAATAGAATATGATAGGCAGCGGCCTGTAAAGATGTAGAAAGGGTTACACGACTGGAAACGTTTACGATTTTGAATACCATTCAAATGAAACCGACCCACGGCTAGTAAGCAAACAAAAAATGGGGTGCCTTAAAAGTATACCCAACGCGTCATTACGAGCAAAGCGAAGTAATCTGTCGGTTAACACCAACGAGTTACAGATTGCTTCGTGCCTCGCAAAGACGGCTGAAAGTACTTTCTAGACACCCTCTTTTAAGTAGCGTAGGTTGTATTAAACTATAGGGTAGTGTAGGTTGTTCAAATATGCTTTACTGTAGGTCGGTTGCGGCGGCCTTGTTTGGGGTAGCGACCGTCTGTTGTTCCACCTGGGTAATTTCTTTGGCCATGGCAAGGTCTTGGGCGTCGGTCTGGCCTACATTATAATAGGTAAGGGCAGCGATGACAAAACTTGCGAAGTATAGGGAACTTTTTACTTTGTAAGACATGGCATTTGATTTTGGCCCTCCACACGGTGAGCAGGTTTCTTATGTCTAAGATAACTCAAGAAGCGCTTCCCCAATTTCACTTGTTGTGAAACCGCCCTTTATTTGATGCCAAAAGCATCTTTTTTGTGGTGTGGTATTTTGTGCGCCCGTTTTACAACTGATTTTAGCGGGCTGAACGGTTTATTTTCTTGGATGGGGCGGGCATTAATTAGGAACTCTTTTGCTTACAGGTGATCGAAGACCGAAAAACAAAGACTGAAGCCGGAAGACTTCAAAATAAATATTAAAATATGTATTGCCTAAGAATTATGGTTCCCGTTCCAAATTCCACCGTAGGCCCCCATAAAACATCTCGCACCGCGCTCGGTGCACCCAACATCGAACACCGCGCACCATGCACCCAGCATCAAACATCGAACACCGGGCATCCGACACCACGCATCCAACACCCACTTACCCGTTCGGCTCCAAAATCGTCGTGATACGCGCTGCGGCATCTTCCAAATGGTATTTGCTCATACTGTCGGAAGTTCGCGCCACGGCATTATTGATTGTTCTTCGAAGTCGCTTTAGTTCTGCACGAGCAACGGAACGAATATCGGACTGACTCGTATTTACGACCGTACTTTTTTGGTAGCCTCCAAAATCAGGCGCCTTTTTCTGGTTTTCCGCGGTCATCAAATAGGCCAAGCGGTCAATATGCGCTTTTTGGAGATTACGACGGTAAGTGTCGATTTTCCTGCCATTACGCAATTCGGACCAGATGCCGTTGCGTAGGTCGGCCATCATGTCCAATAGAGTATAGGCCTCCGCTCCGTTGGCAGTCTCGTTCTCTATCAAGCGGGCCATCTTGCCAAGGCTCAACATATTGTTCAGGGTACGTACCTGCATTCCGCGTACGCGATCTACAAAACCGGAATACTCCGTTTTACTAAAGATGTTCTGGTCCAACAACCACTCCGGAGTATCGAACAATTCTTCCTGTAGAAACTGCATGCAGTTTTCCTGATGTGCCTTACTAACGTAAGTATAGACCGCACCGTCTTGGTCAGAAGTCTTTTGATACTCGTACACGCCCCCGATATTGTTGGAGACATGTCCCATATAGCGGTTGAACTGTGAAAGTACATTTCTGTAGAGTTCCTCCAGATCATCATAATTTTTCCCGTCCTCGGCCGTCCATTCCTCCAATTTCGGTACGATTCGTTTTAAATTGGCGATACCGTAGCGGCTGGCCTTTATCGCATCGTCGCCCAGATCCTCTGTCTGGGAACTCGGGTCGACTACATCGCCAACTTGTTGGTGGCCAAAGCGATACATGGGGTCACCGGCATGTTCCAGAATCCAACTATCCAGAATCTTTTTCTCTTCCTTTGCGGTCTTGTCCAAAATAGGTTTGTAGCCCCATTGAATGGCATATTTGTCGTACACGCCTATATCCGGCATCAGGGCCACGCCATCGTCACCGGGTTGTGCGATATAGTTGAAGCGCGCGTAATCCATAATCGAAGGTGCGGTTCCGTATTTTTTGGTGAAAGCTGCCGAACGCAGCGAGTCTACAGGGTAGGCAACACTGCTTCCCATGTTATGGGGTAAGCCCAAAGTATGGCCTACCTCGTGCGACGATACAAAACGAATGAGCCGACCCATCACCTCGTCCTTAAAGGCAACACCCTGAGCCTCCGGATTAATGGCCGCCGTCTGTACGAAATACCAATTGCGTAAAAGCGACATGACATTGTGGTACCAATTGATATCCGATTCCAGGATTTCCCCACTTCTTGGGTCGCTTACGTGTGGCCCGTTGGCATTCGGAATAGGCGATGCGAGATAGCGTACCACGGAATAACGCACATCTTCGGGCGACCATTCTGGGTCTTCTTCTATAGAGGGCGGATCTTTGGCGATGATGGCATTTTTGAATCCGGCCTCCTCGAAAGCGACTTGCCAATCCTCGATACCGGCTTTGATAAACGGTACCCATTGTTTGGGAGTAGCCCGGTCTACATAATAAACGATCTGCTTCTTGGGCTCTACCAATTCGCCCCTCTTGTATTTTTCGATATCCTCGTCCTTTACCTCCAAACGCCAGCGGTCTAGAAAAGTAAGCGTTTTACTCTTCTGCGCATCAAGGCCATAGTCTACCTGCCCCCGCGCGAACCATCCCACGCGTTCGTCAAAATACCTTCGTTTCATGGGGGTTTCGGGCAATAAAATCATCGAATTATTGATCTCGACCGAGATAGACCCTAAGCTGCCGTTGCTTGGCGGTTCCTTCGCGAGGTAGGTCTTTACATGGCGTGCTTCGATATTCCTCGGGTAGCTCTTTATCGATTCGATGTAGCTTCTGCTTTCATCCAAACGGCTTACTTTGTACCGCTTTCGGTAGAAATCGGGCATCCCGATGGCCAATTGATCTTTTACCAAAAAATCGTTGACCTCGATGACCGTTGCAGGGTTCAATGAGTCTTTTTTAAAGGCTTGAATATCGAAAGCGAACAATACCGGCTCGAAATTCGAATTGACCACCGCCTCATGTACAGGTAGGGAATCGGCCGCCACAATATTGTAGGATACGACCCGTAGCAATACCTTTTTGGGCTTTTTCTCCCAGCGCAGGACTTGTGTATTGATTTTTCCCCCACCGAAACCGATGCCGTTGGCGGTCTTTGAAATACGGGTGACCATCAACATCTCTTTGTTGAATAGCGAATCGGGAATCTCGTAATAGTGTTTGTCGTCTACTTCATGAGTGGTAAAAAGGCCTTCGTCGGAAACGGCCTCTTTGGTAATAACCTTGTCGTAGGGTTTAATTTTGTCTTTTTTGGCGTCCGGTTTGTCACCCGATTTTTCCGTTTTTTTATTTTTCTTTTTGAAGATCTGCGCCTCGGCGGTAGTAGCGCCAAGTAATAAAAAGGCCAATAGCATCTTGGCCACGAGTGTTTTCGACATATCGAACGTTGTTTTGGTTTGAACTAAGCCGCTAATTTACCGAAAATAATGTGTTGCGCCTTGTTAATGAAATCATAAGGCGTTGCGCTATATTTGTGTAGCGGATTTCCTATTTGAGCTATGAGTGACATCGAAAAATTTTTAACGGAGAAGAAAGTAAGGCCTACTGCCATGCGCATTCTTACGTTTCGCTTTATGGCACAAAAGAAAACGGCGATTTCACTCAGCGATTTGGAATCCTTTTTTAAAAAATCGGACCGTACTACCCTCTACAGAACCCTAAAGACCTTCGAGGAAAACGGAATCGTACATCAAATCAATGACGGCAATGGAATTCCCAAATACGCGCTATGTCGGGACGGCTGCGATCATCAGGTACACAACGATTTGCACTTACATTTTCACTGTAAGCGATGTGAGGAAACGCACTGCCTTACGGAACACTTGATTCCACAGATCAACCTACCGGAAGGCTACTTGGTTCAGGATATGGATTTAGTCGTTAGTGGCCTTTGCGACAAATGCACTTCCATTGCATAAGATACACCCGTATTTTCGTGTCCTAAGTTAATTGTATGTGCGCCGAACATGAACACGACCATGCCCATGGTATCTTGGGAAAAAATACCGAACTCTACTTTGCCCTCTTAAGTGGTGCTACACTATTGGTCGGTTTTCTATTGGAAAAATTTACCGACTTCGACGGGAATATTTCATGGGGCTTTTATCTGGCGGCTTATTTCTTTGGAGGTTATTTTGTATCGAGGGAAGCCGTTACTGAAATTTCCAAAGGGAAGTTCGAAATCGATTTTTTGATGCTTGTGGCCGCTATGGGGGCCGGATTTTTAGGAAATTGGGCCGAAGGTGGCCTGCTCTTGTTTCTTTTTAGCCTTGGGCATGCCTTGGAACACTATGCCATGGGGAAAGCGCGAAAGTCGATAGCTGCCTTGACCGAACTTGCCCCTAAAACGGCTTTGCTCAAGAAAAAAGATGGCTTTTTGGAAGTAGGTATCGAAACCCTACGCTTGGGCGATACCATAATCGTAAAACCGGGGACAAAGATTTCGGCCGATGGTTTTGTAGTTAAAGGGCA
Protein-coding regions in this window:
- a CDS encoding zinc-dependent metalloprotease codes for the protein MSKTLVAKMLLAFLLLGATTAEAQIFKKKNKKTEKSGDKPDAKKDKIKPYDKVITKEAVSDEGLFTTHEVDDKHYYEIPDSLFNKEMLMVTRISKTANGIGFGGGKINTQVLRWEKKPKKVLLRVVSYNIVAADSLPVHEAVVNSNFEPVLFAFDIQAFKKDSLNPATVIEVNDFLVKDQLAIGMPDFYRKRYKVSRLDESRSYIESIKSYPRNIEARHVKTYLAKEPPSNGSLGSISVEINNSMILLPETPMKRRYFDERVGWFARGQVDYGLDAQKSKTLTFLDRWRLEVKDEDIEKYKRGELVEPKKQIVYYVDRATPKQWVPFIKAGIEDWQVAFEEAGFKNAIIAKDPPSIEEDPEWSPEDVRYSVVRYLASPIPNANGPHVSDPRSGEILESDINWYHNVMSLLRNWYFVQTAAINPEAQGVAFKDEVMGRLIRFVSSHEVGHTLGLPHNMGSSVAYPVDSLRSAAFTKKYGTAPSIMDYARFNYIAQPGDDGVALMPDIGVYDKYAIQWGYKPILDKTAKEEKKILDSWILEHAGDPMYRFGHQQVGDVVDPSSQTEDLGDDAIKASRYGIANLKRIVPKLEEWTAEDGKNYDDLEELYRNVLSQFNRYMGHVSNNIGGVYEYQKTSDQDGAVYTYVSKAHQENCMQFLQEELFDTPEWLLDQNIFSKTEYSGFVDRVRGMQVRTLNNMLSLGKMARLIENETANGAEAYTLLDMMADLRNGIWSELRNGRKIDTYRRNLQKAHIDRLAYLMTAENQKKAPDFGGYQKSTVVNTSQSDIRSVARAELKRLRRTINNAVARTSDSMSKYHLEDAAARITTILEPNG
- a CDS encoding Fur family transcriptional regulator, with translation MSDIEKFLTEKKVRPTAMRILTFRFMAQKKTAISLSDLESFFKKSDRTTLYRTLKTFEENGIVHQINDGNGIPKYALCRDGCDHQVHNDLHLHFHCKRCEETHCLTEHLIPQINLPEGYLVQDMDLVVSGLCDKCTSIA